The following proteins come from a genomic window of Carassius carassius chromosome 10, fCarCar2.1, whole genome shotgun sequence:
- the LOC132151612 gene encoding solute carrier family 2, facilitated glucose transporter member 1-like, which produces MEGGKQLTFPLMLTVGTAVIGSLQFGYNTGVINAPQKIIEAFYNQTWTDRHNENIPSTTMTTLWSLSVAIFSVGGIIGSFSVGLFVNRFGRRNSMLMANVLAFIAAALMGFSKMVASWEMLITGRFVVGLYSGLSTGFVPMYVGEVAPTALRGALGTLHQLGIVIGILMAQIFGMESILGNATMWPFLLGFTFIPALLQCCLLPFCPESPRFLLIIRNEEDKAKSVLKKLRGMTDVSADMQEMKEESRQMMREKKVTIPELFRSPLYRQPIIIAIMLQLSQQLSGINAVFYYSTKIFEKAGVKQPVYATIGAGVVNTAFTVVSLFVVERAGRRSLHLLGLLGMAGSAVLMTIAVALLEKYDWMSYMSIVAIFAFVAFFEIGPGPIPWFIVAELFSQGPRPSAFAVAGFSNWTANFIVGMCFQYVEELCGAYVFIIFTVFLLCFFIFTYFKVPETKGRTFDEISAGFRQTASGAEKHLPEEMSSLGADSQL; this is translated from the exons CAACTGACCTTCCCGCTGATGCTGACTGTCGGGACGGCTGTGATCGGCTCCCTTCAGTTCGGTTACAACACAGGTGTCATCAATGCCCCACAAAAG ATCATTGAGGCCTTCTACAATCAGACATGGACTGATCGACATAATGAGAACATCCCTAGTACCACCATGACTACCCTGTGGTCTCTATCAGTGGCCATCTTCTCTGTGGGCGGCATTATTGGATCCTTCTCCGTTGGGCTGTTTGTTAACCGCTTTGGAAG GAGGAACTCTATGCTCATGGCTAACGTCCTGGCTTTCATCGCTGCAGCATTGATGGGCTTCTCTAAAATGGTGGCGTCCTGGGAGATGCTCATTACTGGACGGTTTGTGGTGGGCCTTTACTCGGGCCTGTCCACTGGTTTTGTGCCCATGTACGTGGGTGAAGTGGCCCCCACAGCCCTTAGAGGAGCCCTGGGCACCCTTCACCAGTTGGGCATTGTTATTGGTATCCTCATGGCTCAG ATCTTTGGTATGGAATCAATCTTGGGAAATGCCACCATGTGGCCATTCCTCCTTGGCTTCACCTTCATCCCAGCCCTGCTGCAGTGCTGTTTACTGCCCTTCTGCCCCGAGAGCCCTCGATTTCTCCTCATCATCCGCAACGAGGAAGACAAAGCCAAATCAG TGCTTAAAAAGCTGCGTGGGATGACAGATGTGAGCGCAGACATGCAGGAGATGAAGGAGGAGAGCAGACAGATGATGAGAGAGAAGAAGGTGACCATTCCTGAACTGTTCCGCTCTCCGCTCTACCGACAGCCCATCATTATAGCCATCATGCTGCAGCTATCCCAGCAGCTTTCTGGAATCAATGCT GTATTCTACTACTCTACAAAGATCTTTGAGAAGGCAGGTGTGAAGCAGCCAGTTTACGCCACTATTGGAGCAGGAGTCGTCAACACTGCTTTCACTGTCGTGTCG CTGTTTGTGGTTGAGCGAGCGGGCCGCAGGTCTCTGCACCTCTTGGGACTTCTGGGAATGGCTGGATCTGCCGTACTGATGACCATCGCTGTTGCATTGCTG GAAAAGTATGACTGGATGTCCTACATGAGCATCGTAGCAATCTTTGCATTCGTTGCCTTCTTTGAGATCGGACCAGGCCCCATCCCATGGTTCATTGTGGCTGAACTGTTCAGTCAGGGCCCAAGACCCTCTGCTTTTGCTGTTGCTGGATTCTCCAACTGGACAGCGAACTTTATCGTGGGCATGTGCTTTCAGTATGTCGAG GAGCTCTGTGGGGCGTACGTGTTCATCATCTTCACCGTATTCTTACTGtgcttcttcatcttcacttACTTCAAAGTCCCAGAGACCAAGGGCCGGACGTTCGACGAAATCTCTGCCGGTTTCCGCCAGACAGCATCAGGTGCTGAGAAGCACTTGCCTGAGGAGATGAGCAGCCTGGGGGCGGACTCTCAACTTTAA